One genomic segment of Falco peregrinus isolate bFalPer1 chromosome 7, bFalPer1.pri, whole genome shotgun sequence includes these proteins:
- the STX11 gene encoding syntaxin-11 isoform X2 produces the protein MKDRLNELREFARLHNQQFSDSEDGENSPHDVLLYETDYALEILHKDIENIRTENDLLKEDVKRLRKQNSRFLTSMRRLSSIKRDTNCIARDIKARGESIHRKLQIMRDFSEDAITKYGAMSAIARVAKNHYVDLMHAFQEAMFEYNAAEMDQRENCKIRIQRQLEIMGKDVSGNQIEEMIEQGKWDVFSENLLSDVKGARSALNEIETRHKELVKLEGRIKEVHELFLQVALLVEEQADTFDVIEINMQNVEDYVGEAKEQVKKALEYRRKHPLRTILCCCLSCCRR, from the coding sequence ATGAAAGACCGTCTAAATGAGCTACGTGAATTTGCCAGGTTACACAACCAACAGTTTTCTGATAGTGAGGATGGTGAAAATTCACCCCACGATGTTCTCCTTTATGAGACTGATTATGCCTTGGAAATTCTTCACAAAGACATAGAGAACATCCGGACAGAAAATGACCTCCTAAAAGAGGATGTCAAGCggctcagaaagcaaaacagccGCTTCCTTACTTCCATGCGCCGTCTTAGTAGCATCAAACGAGATACTAATTGTATTGCCAGAGACATCAAGGCCCGTGGAGAAAGCATCCACAGGAAACTCCAGATAATGAGAGATTTCAGTGAAGATGCAATAACAAAATACGGGGCTATGTCTGCCATCGCCAGGGTAGCGAAGAACCACTACGTTGACCTCATGCACGCATTTCAGGAAGCTATGTTTGAATACAATGCCGCAGAGATGGACCAACGGGAGAACTGCAAGATTCGCATTCAGAGGCAGCTAGAGATCATGGGCAAAGATGTTTCTGGCAACCAGATTGAGGAGATGATTGAGCAAGGCAAGTGGGATGTATTCTCTGAGAATCTCTTGTCAGATGTTAAGGGGGCTCGCTCAGCCTTGAATGAGATAGAAACACGTCATAAGGAGCTAGTGAAGTTAGAAGGTCGCATTAAGGAAGTTCATGAGCTTTTTCTGCAGGTGGCCCTGCTAGTGGAGGAACAGGCGGACACCTTTGATGTCattgaaataaatatgcaaaatgtCGAAGACTATGTAGGAGAAGCTAAAGAGCAAGTGAAGAAAGCTTTGGAATACAGAAGGAAACACCCCCTCAGAACAATCCTCTGTTGCTGCTTatcctgttgcagaaggtga
- the STX11 gene encoding syntaxin-11 isoform X1, protein MLTTWNVSFGRMKDRLNELREFARLHNQQFSDSEDGENSPHDVLLYETDYALEILHKDIENIRTENDLLKEDVKRLRKQNSRFLTSMRRLSSIKRDTNCIARDIKARGESIHRKLQIMRDFSEDAITKYGAMSAIARVAKNHYVDLMHAFQEAMFEYNAAEMDQRENCKIRIQRQLEIMGKDVSGNQIEEMIEQGKWDVFSENLLSDVKGARSALNEIETRHKELVKLEGRIKEVHELFLQVALLVEEQADTFDVIEINMQNVEDYVGEAKEQVKKALEYRRKHPLRTILCCCLSCCRR, encoded by the exons ATGTTGACCACCTGGAATGTAAGTTTTG GCAGGATGAAAGACCGTCTAAATGAGCTACGTGAATTTGCCAGGTTACACAACCAACAGTTTTCTGATAGTGAGGATGGTGAAAATTCACCCCACGATGTTCTCCTTTATGAGACTGATTATGCCTTGGAAATTCTTCACAAAGACATAGAGAACATCCGGACAGAAAATGACCTCCTAAAAGAGGATGTCAAGCggctcagaaagcaaaacagccGCTTCCTTACTTCCATGCGCCGTCTTAGTAGCATCAAACGAGATACTAATTGTATTGCCAGAGACATCAAGGCCCGTGGAGAAAGCATCCACAGGAAACTCCAGATAATGAGAGATTTCAGTGAAGATGCAATAACAAAATACGGGGCTATGTCTGCCATCGCCAGGGTAGCGAAGAACCACTACGTTGACCTCATGCACGCATTTCAGGAAGCTATGTTTGAATACAATGCCGCAGAGATGGACCAACGGGAGAACTGCAAGATTCGCATTCAGAGGCAGCTAGAGATCATGGGCAAAGATGTTTCTGGCAACCAGATTGAGGAGATGATTGAGCAAGGCAAGTGGGATGTATTCTCTGAGAATCTCTTGTCAGATGTTAAGGGGGCTCGCTCAGCCTTGAATGAGATAGAAACACGTCATAAGGAGCTAGTGAAGTTAGAAGGTCGCATTAAGGAAGTTCATGAGCTTTTTCTGCAGGTGGCCCTGCTAGTGGAGGAACAGGCGGACACCTTTGATGTCattgaaataaatatgcaaaatgtCGAAGACTATGTAGGAGAAGCTAAAGAGCAAGTGAAGAAAGCTTTGGAATACAGAAGGAAACACCCCCTCAGAACAATCCTCTGTTGCTGCTTatcctgttgcagaaggtga